The sequence AGTCCCCAGGCCACCAGCAGCCAGGGCCACTTTGGCCAGCAGATTAACTACGTTGGCGGACGTCAAGCCCTCGGTGCCAGCAATTGGGTGGCACTCAACCACCACCTTTACTTCGTCGTGCCCGCTACGATTGGCCAGCACGCGGTTGCCAAAAATTGGCTCAAGCAAAACTTTAATTTTCCGCGCACGATCCAAATATCCCAAGCTGACGCCCACTGGCTGCAAAGTCTGCCCAAGGGAACGCCGGTCACAATTCGCTAAGGGAGGTCCACCATGCTCAAACAAATTTTCACCCGGCCCTTTATTCAGCACCTGCTGATCAGCGACGGGGGCCTCATTCTCCTAATTATTTTGTACAACCTGCTTAGCCTGCTCATCCCACTGGTCAGAATCTCGCTGGGAAGTGCACTCCTCATCTTCATCCTGGCCAACCTGCTCATCTGTGGCTTAAAGGCTACCACTTTCTGGCTTAATCAACAATCACAACCTTAGTTCCGGTTGGCAGGTTCTGTTCAATCCAACGGGCGTCGGCAACCGAGAGCCGAATGCAGCCGTGGGAGCCCTGCGTCTTGCCCAGCTTGGCCGCCTCAACCTTGTTGTAGGAGCCGTCCGCCGTCGTTGGGACGCTGTGGAAAAGGTACTGCCCGTGGTCGTGCCAAGAGGTGTAATAGTTGGCACCGACCTGCAGCTGCGAGTTGAAGAAGTGATCGCCCCGCTCGGATTGAACATGGAAGGTCCCCGTCGGCGTCAGGCTCTTCATCTTACCGGTCTGCTTATCCTTCTGGTAGACGCCCCCGCAGCTATACATCGTGTAGAGCAGCTTGTTGCCGTCATAGATATAGGTCCGATTGGCCTTCAGCTCCACCTTCACCCAGAGGTTTTTGGCCTGTTTCAGATCGGGATAGGGAACGGTCTCTGAGGACTTATGCCAGTCGATCGGCGTCCGCATGTGGCTGCTCTGGCTAGTTGCCGCCCGGGCCGTCCCCCAGTTGGCCGGGCCAAAGAGCACCAGGCCGACCGTCAGCAAACAAACAAGTGCAAGTACAAATCGTTTCGTTTTTTCAAACAATTCTTTTCCCTTCTTAATCAAAAACTATATTGATCAACACTACCATGGTAGTTTAATGGGTACCGACATGCAATCACCTTTGCCAATAATCTCAAAACGCAGCAAGTTGCTTTTCTAAAGCAGCCTGCTGCGTTTTTCTACTTTTGCTTGATATGCATCGAAGAACTGTGGGTGGCCATCCGCTTGTCCGGATAAAGCTGCTTGGCCAGGGCGGTCACCGCGGTCGGTGCCTCACCAAAGGCGGTCGCAATCAGGGCCGCCTTGCCGGGATAGGTCACCCCGTCACCGATGGCGTAGACGCCGGGCACACTGGTCTGCATCGTTGAATCCACCTTTAGGAGACGGCGCTCACTGGCCAGGTCCAGCGACCACTTCGACAGGGCCGCGTTATTCGAGGTGAAGCCGTAGTTGACCACCATTTGGTCCACCGTCAGAGTCGTCTCCTCGTCGCTGCGCATCTTCTTCAGCCCGATCGTCACCGCCCCTTCAGCCGTTGTTTGCAGGCTCTTCGGCAGGTAGGGCGTCATCACTTGAACTGAAGACTGCTTCAGGCGCGTCACCGTGTGCTCCAACCCCCGGAACTGGTTGCGCCGGTGAACCAGGTAAACCTCCTTAGCAAGCGGCTCCAGCATCAGCGCAATGTCAATGGCAGAATCGCCGCCACCAAAAACGGCCACCCGCTGCCCGGCAAAATCAGCCTTGTGGGTGACAAAGTAGTGTAACTGGTGCCCTTCCAACTCTTTAGCGCCATCCAAAGCCAGTGGCCGGGGAGTGAAGGCACCATTCCCCAGGGCGATGATCACGGCCTTGGAATGTGAGGTACGGTCAGCGGACTTAATCGTAAAGGTCCCGTCGTCCTCCTTGACCACGTCGTCGACCGTCTCGTTGACAAACTGGTCTACGGGAGCAATCTTCAGCTGGTCCTTGAGGTGGTCAACGAGCTCCTGGCCCGTAACGCCCGGCAAGCCGGCTACGTCCCAGATCTGTTTTTCCGGGTAAAGGGCAGCCACCTGGCCCCCAAGCTGGGGCAGGCTTTCAATCAGCTGGGCGTGCAGCTCGTGCAGCCCGCAGTAGAATGCAGCAAACATCCCGGCGGGGCCCCCACCAATAATAGTTACATCATATTGTGATTCCGTCATCAAACACGGCCTTCTTTCTTCAAAACTTTGTTAAACTATTATAACATCTCGCAAAATAATTAAATTATTTTTGAAGCGCTACCAATTTTAACGTTTTACCTATTGTGTTTACCGAAAAACTAATCTATCATTAAAAGTGTAAATAAACTTTTCTTATTCTTTGGAGGGACTAAATATGGCTAAAAAGAAAATGATTCTTGACCTGGATACCGGTGTTGACGACGCTTTGGCAATTGCCTACGCCCTGGCTGCCCCTGAGGTCGACTTGATTGGGATCGTTAGTGCATTTGGTAACAATCGGCGTGACATCTGTGCCCAAAACAGCCTGAAGCTTCTGGAACTGTTGGGTCATCCTGAGGTTCCGGTTTACAACGGTGCCGACCACTCCTGCACGACCGACCACTTCGATCCAGAACAAGTTTCACTGGACATCCACGGTAACAACGGGATCGGTGAAGTCGAACTGCCAGACCCACAACGCAGCGTAGAAGAAGAGTCCGGCGTGGACTTCTACATTGACGCCGCCCACAAGTACGGCAAGGACCTGATCATCATCCCAACTGGTCCGATGACAACCCTGGCCGCTGCCCTCAAGAAGGATCCTGAAATTGCCCACCTGATCGGCAACGTCACCTTCATGGGTGGTGCCCTGACCGTTGAAGGGAACGTCAGCCCCGTTGCCGAAGCCAACATCCACCAGGATCCAAAGGCCTGCAACGAAGTCCTGACCTCCGACCTGCCACTGACGATGGTGGGCCTGGACGTTACTCTGCGGACCCTGCTGACCAAGAAGGAAACCGCTAAGTGGCGTGAACTCGGCACCAAGGCTGGGAAGGCCTACGCCGACATCACCGACTTCTACATCGACGCCTACTACAACCTCGACATCGACAAGAACGGTTGTGCCATTCACGATCCACTGGCCGTTGGTGTCGGGATCGACCCATCCTTCGTTACCACGCTGAGCCTCTTCGTTAAGTGTGTCTACGAGGAAGGTCCTTACTACGCACGGATCATTGGTGACAACGCCAAGTTGAACGATCCAAATCCAAACGTTAAGGTTGCCATCAACGTGGATAAGGAACGTTACTTAAACGTCTTCATGGACCTGCTGACCAACCTGTTCAAGGAACACTAGTCCACAAAAATAAACACTTCTAACCAAAAGGGATGAAGCCGCCAATGACTTCATCCCTTTTGTTATTCCGTAATCTTCTCCAGCATTCTCTTGAGCCGCGCCAAGGCTTGGTCGCGGTCGTCCGGCACCAGCAGGCATTCCTTGATGGTGGCGTGGCACAGGGTCATCACCGCCCATTGCGTGTCGGTCTGCGGCTCCAGCTGCGTCCCGTTTTCCTGCGGCAGCATCCCCTCGTTGGTCAGGAAATGGTTACGAACAAATTGGTAGTAGGGTCCCTGGTGAACCCGGTCGACGAACTCAGCGACCATTTGGTAGTAGTCCAGCGCGGCAAAGTGCTGCCCCGCCTGGCCCAGGGGAACGTGAATCGCCACCAGGACTTCTTGCAGGAGGTAGAGGTAGGCATCCGTCAGATCCGCAAAATACTTATAGAAGGCGCCGCGCGAAATCTGGGCATCCTTGATGATCCGGGCCACCTCGGCCGTCGCCAGGCTGTGCTGGCTGAATTCATTTAATAGGGCGGTCCGAATCCGCTGCTTTTTAGCGTCCTTGAGGTTGGTAAAGGTTCGACTTGGCATTGGCATTCCTCACATCATGTTTCTAATTACCAGGGAGACGGCCAGCACCAAGGCCCCGATCCCAACGATGATTTGCATCAAACGGCCGGGGAGGTGCCGGACAATGATCGGCCCGAGGATTCCGCCGAGGATGTTTCCCAGGAAAAGCGGGATCACGTAGTTCCAGTGGATTCCCGCCTCCAAGAAGAAGATGATGGCGGCCATCGTGTTGGTGGCCGTCATGGTCACGTTCTTCAGGGCGTTATTGATGGCAAAGGACTGCTGACTGTTGACAACGGTCAAGAGCGTCAGCATCATCA comes from Limosilactobacillus sp. and encodes:
- a CDS encoding L,D-transpeptidase, translated to MVLFGPANWGTARAATSQSSHMRTPIDWHKSSETVPYPDLKQAKNLWVKVELKANRTYIYDGNKLLYTMYSCGGVYQKDKQTGKMKSLTPTGTFHVQSERGDHFFNSQLQVGANYYTSWHDHGQYLFHSVPTTADGSYNKVEAAKLGKTQGSHGCIRLSVADARWIEQNLPTGTKVVIVD
- a CDS encoding NAD(P)/FAD-dependent oxidoreductase, encoding MTESQYDVTIIGGGPAGMFAAFYCGLHELHAQLIESLPQLGGQVAALYPEKQIWDVAGLPGVTGQELVDHLKDQLKIAPVDQFVNETVDDVVKEDDGTFTIKSADRTSHSKAVIIALGNGAFTPRPLALDGAKELEGHQLHYFVTHKADFAGQRVAVFGGGDSAIDIALMLEPLAKEVYLVHRRNQFRGLEHTVTRLKQSSVQVMTPYLPKSLQTTAEGAVTIGLKKMRSDEETTLTVDQMVVNYGFTSNNAALSKWSLDLASERRLLKVDSTMQTSVPGVYAIGDGVTYPGKAALIATAFGEAPTAVTALAKQLYPDKRMATHSSSMHIKQK
- a CDS encoding nucleoside hydrolase, producing MAKKKMILDLDTGVDDALAIAYALAAPEVDLIGIVSAFGNNRRDICAQNSLKLLELLGHPEVPVYNGADHSCTTDHFDPEQVSLDIHGNNGIGEVELPDPQRSVEEESGVDFYIDAAHKYGKDLIIIPTGPMTTLAAALKKDPEIAHLIGNVTFMGGALTVEGNVSPVAEANIHQDPKACNEVLTSDLPLTMVGLDVTLRTLLTKKETAKWRELGTKAGKAYADITDFYIDAYYNLDIDKNGCAIHDPLAVGVGIDPSFVTTLSLFVKCVYEEGPYYARIIGDNAKLNDPNPNVKVAINVDKERYLNVFMDLLTNLFKEH
- a CDS encoding TetR/AcrR family transcriptional regulator codes for the protein MPSRTFTNLKDAKKQRIRTALLNEFSQHSLATAEVARIIKDAQISRGAFYKYFADLTDAYLYLLQEVLVAIHVPLGQAGQHFAALDYYQMVAEFVDRVHQGPYYQFVRNHFLTNEGMLPQENGTQLEPQTDTQWAVMTLCHATIKECLLVPDDRDQALARLKRMLEKITE